One Salvia splendens isolate huo1 chromosome 1, SspV2, whole genome shotgun sequence genomic window, agcatggatGGGATGCTCTAACATTTGTTGGACCCTCAATCTCAAAGCTAATGTGCCCAAATAAAGGCAATTTAGGAATTAAGATCTTGCAATGATGTCCCAGTGGTCCTCCACTTATGCAAAAATCTGATTTTGgtactttaattaatttaatctttctatctctctcacacacagTCACACACACTGTGGACATATCATGTGCATATCTAAAGATTTCTGTTTTAGGCATGCCTAAGCATCTCACTTCAATTCTATTCGTGAAGCACATGTTCACGAACAAATATGCATGTACAACATTATATGACGAGATTTTCTTACATGCTTGCTTCATTCAATATTGCAAATGTATATTCTTTTTTGCATATGCAACAATTtccaatttttcttttattttattatacaatTATGTGAATTGTGCTTTTGGTTGAACGTTTCAAAAGGCTAGCTAGTATAGAATAGACTAAAGGTATATTTtgatccttaacatattgcgattttacgattttggtctaaaacattatcttttgaattattcggtccctcacaaataaaaacgggttaCATTTGATCCGAATTTGACAGAACTGTTaaaatttaacggtcaacgaattttaattacattttgaccggattaagttaataaatatgttatattaatgtctaatatttaattaacccaaacctccctcaccacctccgccacggCGTCCACCTTCCAtcatccctcagcctcaccTTCCGTCGTCACCGTctcatccctcagcctcaccTTCTGTCGTCACCGTctcatccctcagcctcaccccctccttacatcatctccctcaccacctccgccacgaCGTCCACCTTCCTCGCCTCGCTCAACTCAGCAATCAATCCCCTGTAGTTGTCGCAATCGGTGACGCATCCCGCCCTCCCCATCCCTTTCAACACCTCCACCGCTTCCTCAAATTGACTGATTTTCAAAAAAGTCAGAAATAGGTAATTGCAGGTGCCGCAATCGGGGGTGTATCCGATCGATTTAATCTCCGACAAAATTAGCGACGACGATGCCTTCCGGTGTTTCCGCAGCCACGATTTGAGAGGAGGAGGTGGAACTACGGCGGGGGGAGGCAGCCTTAGCGGAGGGTGCTTGGACGACGACAAGGGCGAGGGGGGGTGGTCGATGGAGGGGTCGagggtgagggagagggagaggaggcgaGACGACGACTTGACGGTGAGCAGCAGCGGCAGAACACCGGCAGTCGGAAGTCGGCATGTCCGAGGAGAAATGAGGGTGCTGCGAAATCGATTCTGAGGCAGAGGGGGATGACACCGAGAAGGCAATGTTTCAATTTGGAACTTCTAATTAAGAAGAAAATAGCGAGAGAAGGACATGACAGAGATAGAAAGAGGGGGGAGGAGGTCCGAAGGTGATGGTAGCTTGGCGGCAGGGATGCTGGGgggtttatatttttatttataatataaaagtttttttatttataataataattattattttaaaattaattaaaaatgattaattgtGTCAAAATCGGATAAATCCACGTTGACTATTAATATTTAACGATTTCATCCATTTTGGACTAATTGTGGCCCAAGTTGAAATGTATGagaccaaataattcaaaagataatgttttttaCCAAAATCggaaaatcgcaatatgttaaggaccaaaatgggTCACTAGTCATATAGAATATCTCAACATTTAGATTTAATCAATCAAACGTCACCCAACTTTGGTTTTTCCTTTTCTAATGATATTTAAGTCTTATCTTTTATTAGTTTGACTTCATATTAAAACAaacttcaaaaaatataatcatagaaaataaataaaatatagatcCAAATGTGAAGAATTAAAACAAGATTATCTGCAAAGAGTgctaattaatgaaaaataatccgAGGAATATTTTACAACTCATCTAGCATGTGGGTAGGCGACTAGGATTTTCTTGGTCGGTCGCaattaatttattcaaatatGTGTATTTTCTTTTGACTTTTATCCATTCCTTCTTTCCCAGTTATTCACCTCACCACTCCTGTCCTTTCTTATGGAGTTTTAATCAAGAAAAGAATCCATAGCTTTTGCAATATTCCTTCCTTATCTTTCGTTCCTCTCAATAATATTGAGTTTCCATATTTATACAAGCCCAATTGTTTTGGGCCGGACAAGTCCATCTATAAATTCGCCGTGTTTCGAGCCGAGGTTCTTTGGTAAATCTGTCCGATATATTAACAACGCAAAATCCTTCTAAATTCCATCGGTAACGAACAAATATCTGTCAGTAAATCCGTCGATAGATTGAAGCTGTAAATTTGAAGccataaaattaaattgaagatCGCATGATTCTTGTTATATTTATAACATTAGTTTGAGCAATCAAATTTGCCTACATATAAAATAGAGCatgtaaaaattttaaatagagTATGATCCAACAATGGGCTGGTCAGCCTACCCAAGTTAGGACTGGGTTCAGCTTTAAACAATAGGCCAATAACATAATCGGGCTAAAGGCCCACCGGCCAGGCCCACTCAAAAGTATGGGGTTTACGAGCCAAAAAGCCTGCCTAAGTAGTATTAAcgatatagtactactatatttcaCTTTATTCATGTATAATAATTAACACAGACATGGTTCAATTTAGCTCATCTTTTTTATCCTTGGAAAGATTATTAGTACAAAACTTTCATTCTCGTGAGTGACAATGGTGGAATAAATATTAAATCACATATCATACACAGGCAGTGCAGAACAAAGAAAAGTTCACCTACTGTTTCGTGCTGGAGATATACAACAAGGAATGGACATTACACCGTTGTGGCTTCAGAAGGAGAAGGCGTGTACCAGCCATGGTGGATCTCAACAGCCTTCTTCCTTCTAGCAAGCCGGGACTTTCTCCTTGCCCCAGTATTCCGGTGGAGGGTTCCTGCTTTTACAGCTTTATCAATTGCGGAGTATGCTTCAGCGATCATCTTCTCGATCCGGAGAATTTCCTCGGCCTCAACCCCTTGCTTCTTCACCAGAACTTCAAGTGCTTCAAGAACCTAATAGGATTTTTGCATCAGCAACATCACAACCACATTTGCCAAAACTAAGTCAACTAACTAATGCAATTTATTGCAGAAATAAGCACGAACATGATATCGCCACCATTTAAATTACGTACTAACCATCAAAACTACGAAAACAATACCATGAAAAGGTCCGGCTAACGAATTCAGAAACCAGTTTGAATGTGTGGCCTTACGAGTTCTTATAATCACCCCACCCCGTTGTCTAAGTACATACTCATTCTGTAACTTCAACTCATGAGACCACAACCAAACATATTCCACAAACCAATTCCTCTACTTTCAGTttcaatttcaataaatagtactGAAGCATAGATGTGGCTGTGCTCTACATTACATTCTAATTGAGCTAATATTCAGATTTTCAGTCATCTCAAGgttaaaatttgttttattatgAACATGAAAATTAACATGGTATCACAAAAAAACTCCCTCAACGCTAAATGAGGAGTACTATATCCTAATTTAGTCGAAATTAGCTGAAAAAACTCAGCAGTTCTGTAAAATCCACCATAGCAAGTAGAATCACATCATAGATATGGTAAGACAGCAATTAGCAGATATTGAAGGGGTGAATTGAGATAGTGTAACCTAACCTTCTTCATCCTGGTCCTAACTTCGGATTTCTTGGCCTTGTGGTAAATTCGCCTCTTCTCCGCTTGGCGAGCCCTCTTTGCCGCAGAATCCGCCTTCTTCGTCCTCACTTCGCACACAATCGAGCGCCGGTTAGGGCTCAATTGCACCGGGCAGACCGACACCAAACCTAATTTCatcaaaggaaaaaggaaatcaAAGACGATTCGACTAAATATTGAGAGGAAACATGAATTCGAACATAGCTGTGCTTCACCTCTCACCTCTTGAGAAAAGACTGAGAGTAGAAGTGTTGGACGAGCTGAGCGGCTTGAATGCAGCATTTGGAGCGGTAGAGAGGTTGAGCATATTCAGCTTGGCCGTTAGTCCGTAGCAGGAAACGCAATGCGCCATCGAAGCAGCCATTCCAAGGTGAGATTGTGCGTGTGAAGATGTTTGTGGATTAGATAAAGAGAGAAGAGGATAAAtctttgaagaagaagatgaggtTTCTGATCTGATTATAAGGTTATTGGGCTCGGCCCAATCAATTCGCTTAATTATTGATGTTGGGCTTCGATCTTATACTTATCTTTTTTTTCcaatatgaaataaatatattgttaAAGATGTGCTGGTTATAAATAATGGACTCGGTTGACAAAATCAATACCATTCACTACAAAAATAGGACTGTACAAATTATCTAACCATAATCAGCCACATATATATGTGTAACATATCAGCAAagcaaatagtagtagtattcgCATTCTCGCATTCTATtccatttttaatatttgaaaaaaaataagtttCAAATTTAActtatcttttaattaattgactatataataaATGTCTGTGTTACATGTGTGTTGTATGCAGATTATGACATTAATTAAGTAGGATGGTCAATAAAGAAATCTCTAGGTCGTGTCTGACTGACAGACATATGAAAATTGATGTATTTTATTCAATATTAAGAAAATAAGGTAATTTAATAATCGAATTCTTCGAATATTGCcgatttatctatttttaagaataagattactctttttattttcataatttaaaccaaacataaaaaatattaaatttctgAGAGGCAAACAAACATAGCCTTAAATCTAAAAGGCATTTCCACCATAACAACAAAGATGTCCACCCTTGCATATTTCCATAATTCATTACTTCTCCTTACTCTCTCTAGACTCATCTGCTGCCATTGTTGAATTGAGTTGAACCGTTCCTAGTCCGCGCTCTAGCGTTCAATCAAAACCCAAACAAACTCATCTGCGACAGAAGAATCAAATCAATTCAGTTCAGTTCATTTTCTGTGAAGAAATTCGAGATGATCGGATGGCTACACATAGCTCTCATAGCAGTCTCTACAGCATTCGTAGCGCTCCTGTTATTCTTAATAATTCAACGATGGAGTCGATTCAGAAAGCGTCGTAACGATCAAGCTGAGAGAGGTCAAAATCTGCAAAACGGCATAGCTAGGCTTCACCAAGTCATCCCTCACCACCGCCACCTCGACGCGGCGGGGAAAGTCAACAATTACCTCTTCCGGCGCGGCGGCGCGTTCAGCTGGTCGGAAGACCCCTCTCTCGTCGGTGAAGTCGGCGCGTGCGGCAACGGCGGCGATAATCGCGGGATCGGCTGATTTTGTGCAGAAAATTCGGCTGAATCCGGCGGGATCGTCGATTGCGGTGGTGAGGGCGGCGCTGCCGCTGCCGGGGCCGAATTTGGGGAATTCGTCCTTCCCGCAGGAGGCGTATTTCGAGGTGACGGTGGTGGCGTGCGGCGGCGAGATTGCGCGGGAACAGCAAGCTGGGAGGGTGAGGAGAGGGGGATCGGAAGGGGATGATAAGGTTAAGCTGATCGACGAGGATTTCAATGTGAAAAACAGTCCGGATTCATTGAATTGTGGCGCGAGCAGCCATAGCCAGAGAAGGAGGAAGGGCGAGGAGGGTATATAATTGGAAAAAACGACGCGAAAATTGAAGGTGTTTTGCTGTGTGTGGGGCTCACAGGGGTCAATCCTCTTCCGTTTAGATTTCCCGGCACTTTTCCGACTTCCATTGGCTTCAATTCCACcggctctctctctctagatggTAACATCTCTCTCTAGATTACCTTTTTTCAAAGCATTTAGCATAGAATCAGTGCTTTTTTCTCAAACACTAATTCCATGACTCTGAAAATGGGAAAGAGGAAAGAGACATGTTAATCGTATCATATTTTGTCTCTCTCATGCACTTGGTTGGGGAAATGATTATACTTTTACATGGGCTATATTGAAAGAAAAATAGTTAAATAtggtcaaattttaattataactGAAAAAGTAATGAAGTTTAGATTTGATCGAAATATCAAATGATGAAATCTTTTGAGTAAGTATTAGATATGGTAGAAGTGGACATTATCGCTAATGAGTTAAAGGATGTCGTCTATTCACGAAGACAATGGCATGGTTGAAAACAATAAAATCATAGGTTAGATTGCAACAATATATTGCACGGGTTTAACAATTTATTGCCCATAGGTAACTGGATTTTTTACCAATAGtgaacaaattcaaaattcatgatttttactATTGATTTTTCAAGATGGAGACAAACCATAATTTGACTGAACTTTATGGTTTTTTCATGCAAGTTGCCTCTTTTTATTATACGTGAAACAAAATGAGATTTCAAGAAttaggatatatatatataaattgagATTATAGGTTATTGTGTTTAGGCTAAAGACCTGACTTAGGCTCTTGATCGACCATTATCAAGGTATTTAATTTGGAGGACCCCTTCAATCTAATCCCATATTTCTTCAATTTGAGTACCAAGTTCCCACCAAATGTGACAATCAAACATGAAGCATGCTAAACTTCAATGTGTAGTTCACCATGATCAATTATTTATATCACCCCTTATCTCAAATGTATGTTCAGCTCGATCCAGGAACAAAACTCGTGGCAGAGTCCGAGGCCGGCAACTGGGGGAGTAAGGACAAGGTGGTCGGATGTGGCTACAAATCCGGGGCAGAGGAAGGTTTTCTTCACAGTCGACTCAAAAGTGGTCCACGAAGTCCACTGCAAGACCGAGGACTACTGCGCCCCCCTCTACCCGACCCTGACATCCAATGGGGACACCGTGGTACTGGTGAACCTCGGGCAGAGCCCTTTTAGTTTCGAGCCCGCGAATCTGCAACGGAGTCTCAACCCCTGCTTCATGGGGGCATCCCCTGCACTAGGGTATGAAGATAGCTAGGAGCTTTTCTCAATGGGGAGGATTGATTCACTGTGGATGCAGAGGAGTGCAGCCAGGAGCAACAACAACACAGTCAGTAGCATCAAATCTTTGCAAGAATATGATCAAGAATCTGAGGGTGATCTGTTTGAGATTGTCTTGGAAAGTTCTGGAAGATCTCCCTATACTTCTACAAATACTCACTAGCCCATTTTTCAGTGTCACAAACTTCACCTCATCAAGAAAATGTTAGCCATTAGTTTGGTGAGGTGTGGAGATAATTTTTGAcatattttagatattttaaaaaataaagacaGAAAATTTGATagggggcttaagcccctccttTTTCTTCATTTATAGGTTCTATAAATAGCTAAGGTTGGATCGATATTTTCGTAGATTTATTACAGTCATTGTAAATCTAGTTTGGATCTTGTAAATTACAAAGACACctcaggccatccacaacgcggtTCAcccaccgttcctaaaccgttccttaaactactatttgcgggccccactgtacttttttactccattccttaactaaggaacgaaacctgcaaccctccgtttcttatccgttccttaaccgttccttaaattactattcattcaatttcattatttccaacccaattcaattaaaacaaacacacttcattaaaattaaaataacattacaacttaaaattcaaaaaaatagaaaaagacataattaaaatcctaaaaaaataaaaaatgacataatttaaaatacaattttatagagacaaccaagaataagtttgtcccacatcgaaagtgaaacataaaatattcaaggatgtctctataaaatagagacaaccaagaatgagtttgtccctcatcgaaagtggaacataaaacattcaaggatgtctctataaaatagagataaccaagaatgagtttgtcccacatcgaaagtggaacataaaacattcaaggatgtctctataaaatagagataaccaagaatgagtttgtcccacatcgaaagtggaacataaaacattcaaggatgtctctattttatagagacaatcaagaatgagtttgtcccacattgaaagtggaacatgaaacattcaaggatgtctctataaaagagagacaaccaagaatgagtttcataaattcgcaagcccatcaaatatatatgtgctaatacgaatttctagtgttcatttatttgtagaaattgtttttaaatataaaaaacaatttttataaataaaaaatatttttttaaaaattcattttttaaaaaaaatgaatttattgcgtcagcgtgacgacgcccactcgccggccggcgagtgggcgtcacgcacgacacagggcgagccacgtcgccgaagcgcgtggcgacacagccgtgccgcgtctcgcggcGACGGCACCCGCAACGGCATGGGCATGACACGGAGACGGAACGCAcctccgcaacgcgtcgcgcgccgGTTCCGTTCCGCCGGTACGAAATGCGGAACACGGGCGGCCCGCGTTGCTGTGCTCTGACCAGTTATTTGTTGAGTTCCATATTGTTTGTGTTTAGCTAGATGAATTATTAGGATTTATCTTCAATTGCTATTCAGTTTTTCATTTGTGACTAGTGTTTAGATGTAACCTATATGATTTTTAATCAGGActaattaattttacattagGAGCAATAATTATCTCTAAATTgatatagtagtactccatgaTATGGACTTGTGTGCTTATTAAGGACTAGTTTGTTTGCCAATAGCCCATAGTAGCTTTCAATATTACATGGATGCATTATTTTATCCATGACgtgtttaatttaaattaatatttatatgtgataattatgttttatattatgcattatatatgcaataattattttatgtaTTGGGTACCCCATCCGTAGAGGTGGGGGATAGGGATAGATGATAACAGATACGTAGATGATACATACTTGACtttatcttttaatttttaaagaaaaaagataGTAAGAGTAACACATGATATTAGACTTTATCCTTTGGTTTTTAACGAAACCAAGATAGTGATTAATAACACATTCAGTATATTAATGTGTGTTTACTTGGGTTGTAAATTTATCATTAAAAAAtaggataatttttttttaaatatcatattttaatGACCCTCCATAATAATCTCATGCTTTTATGGTGTAAAATATTTTGTGGACTACAATCAATGTTATGGACCACGATTCACCTCTTTATTTATTAGacattgcataatatattaTGTGGGAAGTCTAAATATCTTCACTACCATTTCCCCAATTCaatatgaataaaaaaacaacaataCTAGTAGTACTCCATTTCATAAAGAAATCatttaaaagaagaaaaatggcAATAAATAGTAGAGTTGACTAAAAAATTATTGCGCACTCATCATATTTAAATTGCCAAGTTGACTCAAATTAGCAAGTCGGCAGTTCCATAACTTCCCCTGATAGACACATTGCCTCCTCTTTTTGtcctttcctttttttgtcTTTTGTCATCTTCAAATTTCTTTTTTAGCCACCCAGTTTTATCTTTTATGTATCCCATATACGCATAATGATTAAAAATTACTAGATTTTTTTGAGTTTggtaaagaaaaaaattgaaaattaataaaataaataattgaagaaatagtaaaattaaaaagagaATATGTCTTCAAAATTTAAGCATTTGAATTTGTCTCTAATTTCGATTCCATGtcttcaaaatttaaattttcaaaatttattgagTTTGATCCTATATTATTGTTAAATACACTTGATTTGATAAGTTTATCTCATTTTGTTGACATTAAACACACTGTCCTTAATATATTTCATTTTGTTGATTTTAAACAAAAGATTAAATTAATGGTCGTTTTTCATTTAATAAGCTAATATGGGTACACTTAATTAGCTTAGATCATCctcagtggtgcggatgtcccgacggGCATCCCCGcgaacatcccaaaaacacttcctgccacgtcataaagatttcccactgcactgtcacATCATAAGGTCttctcactgcacagtggcggacatcccgacggacttcccacaataataaaaattcaaaaattcaccaaattaaacaatttacggaattaaaatttcgccaCGATTacgaaataaaaatttcatgaaataaaaaaaagaaaggtacatttcaacaaaaaaaactaaaaaaaagtacacttcaataaatacaaattcCATCAACGACGACTcatccgctgccatacttcttcaattataatcgttaatacaagtggtgtgaatgaaatgaagttcaacgagccgtatttatagaattttaaaaatatatatataaaataatcgggacgtccgcgcggacgtctgCAAGGACGTTGCGACTAACGTCCCGGGAAAGcagcggaactccggtgtccgcagcggacgtccgtatccgcgttACAGCTGCGCAATGGTGAACGTCATGCGCGGAACTCCGGCACGCCGGccggacgtccgtcgggactGGCCGTGCGGACTTCGCGACGAACGTCACGGgaaagccgcggaactccggtgtccgcaaaggacgtccgtatccgcgtcaccgctGCGCAATGGTAGACGTCCTGCGCAGAACTCCGGTACGccggccggacgtccgccaggacgggcgccattgtggatgctcttataaatgTGCGAAATGAAAGAAAGATATATTCGCACTAGTGTGGCCTTTTTGAAATGCTGCAACAACCTGTTAGTATttagtttaaaaatataaaattttgaaatgtgTTTGGTAATATTCAGGTCatcaaataaattattggaacttGGGATTTGTACAACTTGTCGCCGAACCAGATTCATTTAATCTGTTTCGtttcaatatattttttcttcaaagcattcacaatggggcggatgtcccagcggacatcccgacgaacTTCATAAAAACAtctcatgccacgtcataaagacatcccactgcactgccacgtcataaggacatctcatTGCACTGctacgtcataaggacatcacactgcacaatggcagacatccccaag contains:
- the LOC121801262 gene encoding 30S ribosomal protein S20, chloroplastic-like, whose translation is MAASMAHCVSCYGLTAKLNMLNLSTAPNAAFKPLSSSNTSTLSLFSRGLVSVCPVQLSPNRRSIVCEVRTKKADSAAKRARQAEKRRIYHKAKKSEVRTRMKKVLEALEVLVKKQGVEAEEILRIEKMIAEAYSAIDKAVKAGTLHRNTGARRKSRLARRKKAVEIHHGWYTPSPSEATTV